One stretch of Stigmatella aurantiaca DNA includes these proteins:
- a CDS encoding type III-B CRISPR module-associated protein Cmr5 → MKNLTRDQRRALHAYACVEKVLPKDQGEYGPRVQALGSAVLRNGLAAALAFLEREKDKAAARQLLNDLAAAGIAGIPPQVRGEELPREVRKLELGSYMRATRDVLHLMVWFRRAVQATFVEKGQDHVAE, encoded by the coding sequence ATGAAAAACCTGACGCGAGACCAGCGGCGGGCGCTCCATGCGTATGCGTGTGTGGAGAAGGTGCTGCCCAAGGACCAGGGAGAGTATGGGCCGCGCGTTCAAGCACTGGGCAGCGCCGTGCTGCGCAACGGTCTTGCCGCGGCGTTGGCCTTTCTGGAACGCGAGAAGGACAAGGCCGCGGCGAGGCAGTTGCTCAATGATCTGGCTGCGGCGGGGATCGCGGGAATCCCTCCGCAAGTGCGTGGGGAAGAGCTGCCTCGCGAGGTGCGCAAGCTGGAACTGGGCAGCTACATGCGGGCGACCCGGGACGTGCTCCACCTGATGGTCTGGTTCCGGCGCGCCGTCCAGGCGACGTTCGTGGAGAAAGGGCAGGACCATGTGGCTGAGTGA
- the cmr4 gene encoding type III-B CRISPR module RAMP protein Cmr4, with protein MEIRPYLLHALSPLHAGTGQSVGIIDLPIARLRATNIPFVPGSSLKGVLREARRALPSGEWEALFGPLRSVTGPAGDVAQEGDHAGALVVGDARLVALPVRSFTGTFALVSSPLLLELARRDLAGLPGVPAPLKRRAGPGVWVGVDSVVAPKGSRQVFLEDLDLSVHEEPGVEAWGRFLGSALPGEEELVRERFVVVDDETMNFLMETATQVDTRVRIDAKTGAVEKGALWQEESLPAETLLIGVLAAGASLRKGTELRADEVLERALRGTSWLQLGGKATVGRGRCRLAAWPAPVKESRR; from the coding sequence ATGGAAATCCGGCCGTATCTGCTGCATGCCCTCTCGCCGTTGCACGCGGGGACTGGGCAGAGCGTGGGCATCATCGATCTACCCATCGCGAGGTTGCGTGCGACGAACATTCCCTTCGTTCCGGGTTCATCCCTCAAGGGAGTGTTGAGGGAGGCGCGCCGGGCATTGCCGTCCGGGGAGTGGGAAGCCCTCTTCGGGCCGCTGCGCAGCGTGACAGGCCCAGCGGGTGATGTGGCCCAGGAGGGTGACCATGCTGGAGCGCTGGTGGTGGGCGATGCGCGGTTGGTGGCGCTGCCCGTGCGCAGCTTCACGGGGACCTTCGCGCTGGTCTCCTCGCCCTTGCTCCTGGAACTGGCGCGCAGGGATCTGGCCGGGCTTCCGGGCGTGCCAGCCCCGCTGAAGCGGCGGGCGGGCCCTGGAGTCTGGGTGGGCGTGGACAGCGTCGTTGCGCCGAAGGGAAGCCGCCAGGTCTTCCTGGAGGATCTGGACCTGAGCGTTCACGAAGAGCCGGGGGTGGAGGCCTGGGGACGCTTCCTGGGAAGCGCGCTGCCCGGAGAGGAGGAACTGGTGCGCGAGCGCTTCGTGGTGGTGGACGACGAGACGATGAACTTCCTCATGGAGACGGCCACCCAGGTGGATACCCGGGTACGGATCGATGCCAAGACGGGCGCCGTGGAGAAGGGGGCTCTCTGGCAAGAGGAGAGCTTGCCCGCCGAGACCCTGCTGATCGGCGTGCTGGCGGCGGGAGCCAGCCTGCGCAAGGGAACAGAGCTGCGCGCGGACGAGGTGCTCGAGCGAGCGCTGCGAGGGACTTCCTGGCTGCAGCTGGGAGGCAAAGCCACGGTGGGGCGGGGGCGGTGCCGGTTGGCGGCCTGGCCCGCGCCTGTGAAGGAGTCGCGGCGATGA
- a CDS encoding type III-B CRISPR module-associated Cmr3 family protein produces the protein MSTAYFALMPRDGLFCKDGRGWYTSDVGRSHAHAWPLPSTVRGALRAAWGQALMARRARALFPEAWEQETQGVHLGAVLTLRRPLDEAFAPRHRLWPTPADALAVAGHVRRLLPRPLPAGVGTLGTDDDEALERLWRPGMPPGKPQPLPSFWTEEALCGWLRGTSPGALGAPEPCRRTDVRVTLNAQTQTAEPGMLYQTEVLETLGAGGVQWALGVQCGLPEASPGFPGPVGLGGKRRLALAEPVPEELFSAPAGLPETSPGLRLILATPAHFRRGWLPDGLEREEHEGHPAWVGTLPGVEGRVVLRAALVPRPMDLSTWDMVRRAPRATRRWVPAGAAYFFQRVDGRPFHALRSLWLAAWGQDPEEGLGRVLPGHWNPEEETHP, from the coding sequence ATGAGCACTGCGTACTTCGCCCTGATGCCGCGAGACGGCCTGTTCTGTAAGGACGGGCGTGGCTGGTACACCAGCGATGTGGGGCGCAGCCATGCCCATGCGTGGCCCTTGCCCTCCACGGTGCGTGGGGCGCTCCGGGCTGCTTGGGGGCAGGCCCTCATGGCCCGGCGCGCGCGCGCCCTGTTTCCGGAAGCGTGGGAGCAGGAGACGCAAGGAGTGCACCTGGGAGCGGTGCTGACCCTTCGCAGACCCCTGGACGAAGCCTTCGCTCCCCGGCACCGGCTGTGGCCCACACCGGCGGATGCACTGGCCGTGGCGGGCCACGTGCGGCGCCTGTTGCCCCGTCCGCTCCCCGCAGGGGTGGGAACCCTGGGCACTGACGACGACGAGGCTCTGGAGCGGCTGTGGCGTCCGGGAATGCCCCCGGGCAAACCCCAGCCTCTGCCCTCGTTCTGGACGGAGGAGGCTCTGTGCGGCTGGTTGCGCGGGACTTCCCCCGGGGCGCTGGGCGCGCCGGAGCCCTGCCGCCGCACCGACGTGCGGGTGACCCTGAATGCCCAGACCCAGACGGCGGAGCCGGGCATGCTGTACCAGACGGAGGTGCTGGAGACCCTCGGAGCGGGAGGCGTCCAGTGGGCCCTCGGCGTTCAGTGCGGGCTGCCGGAGGCATCTCCGGGCTTTCCCGGGCCCGTGGGCCTGGGAGGCAAGCGGCGCCTGGCCTTGGCCGAGCCAGTGCCGGAGGAGCTCTTCTCCGCACCGGCGGGCCTGCCGGAAACATCGCCCGGCCTGCGGTTGATCCTGGCCACCCCCGCGCACTTCCGCCGGGGCTGGCTGCCGGACGGACTGGAGCGGGAAGAGCACGAGGGGCATCCCGCCTGGGTGGGAACATTGCCCGGGGTGGAAGGCCGCGTGGTGCTCCGGGCGGCACTGGTGCCCCGGCCGATGGATCTGTCCACGTGGGACATGGTCCGGCGGGCTCCCCGGGCGACGCGGCGATGGGTGCCCGCGGGCGCTGCCTATTTCTTCCAGCGCGTGGACGGCCGCCCCTTCCATGCGCTGCGCTCGTTGTGGCTGGCCGCTTGGGGGCAGGACCCCGAAGAAGGGCTGGGGCGGGTGCTGCCCGGACACTGGAATCCAGAGGAGGAGACACACCCGTGA
- the cas10 gene encoding type III-B CRISPR-associated protein Cas10/Cmr2 → MTQHLLLVSLGPVQDFIAQARRTRDLWFGSHVLSMLSQTAAQALLRGGGELIIPALPDGSEAGQGVPNKLMVLLRQGDPQTLAQAARDAAKKHLREWGREQWEKHPQLVNPASEATAQEQLDTFLEFHAAWCAFSTPEEYAEALKHSEAALAGHKRLRTFAPWHHQRGGVHKSSLDGARESVLAEGERHHGKWKQFRIGLREQLDAMGLLKRTGGEPGQFIPVPTIGLAAYTGRAHETAPKALEALVQACGQLRGQEGPALTRVRSGNKPWVNPFPFDAQLLLPGRWSTHLEEQDVPREQAAHFGKSFVQPLLNALGEPFPYVACLVADGDKMGKVLQELAKEGPEAHRRLSLKLSGFAAEARRIVEQHHRGVLVYAGGDDVLAFVCLPDALSCAAQLRQAFLCAMGEALAGLDIHAPPTLSVGLGVGHVLESLGDLLALGRSAEQLAKSEDRDGFALRARLRSSTEHAWRMRWPEGPVEALTRAIALRREGRLPLTKVQEVRGLLRRMPPSHTTLPEAQRWGHVLSREVGRVLARVEIGTPGKGLLPSEAGLPLKPGAALEDVHAQVTAWTECLALAELFLRADPWPRQAKGGVP, encoded by the coding sequence ATGACGCAACATCTGCTCCTCGTGAGCCTGGGGCCCGTACAGGATTTCATTGCCCAGGCCCGGCGTACCCGTGACCTCTGGTTTGGCAGCCATGTGCTCAGCATGTTGAGCCAGACGGCGGCTCAGGCCCTGCTGCGAGGAGGAGGCGAGCTGATCATTCCCGCCCTCCCTGATGGGTCAGAAGCGGGTCAGGGCGTTCCCAACAAGCTCATGGTGCTGCTCCGGCAAGGCGATCCACAGACCCTGGCTCAGGCGGCCCGGGATGCGGCCAAGAAGCACCTGCGCGAGTGGGGCCGGGAACAATGGGAGAAGCACCCGCAGCTCGTGAACCCCGCGTCCGAGGCCACCGCCCAGGAGCAGCTGGACACCTTCCTGGAGTTCCACGCCGCCTGGTGCGCGTTCTCCACGCCCGAGGAGTATGCGGAGGCCTTGAAGCACTCCGAGGCCGCGTTGGCGGGGCACAAGCGGCTTCGCACGTTCGCTCCCTGGCATCACCAGCGTGGCGGAGTCCACAAGTCCAGTCTGGATGGCGCGCGCGAGTCCGTGCTGGCGGAAGGCGAGCGTCACCATGGGAAGTGGAAGCAGTTCCGCATCGGGCTCCGGGAGCAGCTCGATGCGATGGGCCTGCTCAAACGAACGGGAGGCGAGCCGGGACAGTTCATTCCCGTGCCCACCATTGGTCTGGCGGCCTACACGGGGCGGGCTCACGAAACCGCGCCCAAAGCATTGGAGGCCTTGGTCCAGGCGTGTGGGCAGCTGCGCGGCCAAGAAGGGCCTGCCTTGACGAGGGTCCGGTCTGGGAACAAGCCATGGGTGAACCCTTTCCCCTTCGATGCGCAGCTGCTGCTCCCGGGCCGGTGGAGCACGCACCTGGAAGAACAGGACGTGCCGCGTGAACAAGCGGCGCACTTCGGGAAGAGCTTCGTGCAGCCCCTACTGAATGCCCTGGGCGAGCCCTTTCCCTATGTGGCCTGCCTCGTGGCGGATGGCGACAAAATGGGAAAGGTGCTCCAGGAGCTGGCGAAGGAGGGCCCGGAGGCGCACCGGCGGCTTTCCCTCAAGCTCTCGGGCTTTGCCGCCGAGGCGCGGCGCATCGTCGAGCAGCACCACCGGGGTGTCCTCGTCTACGCGGGAGGGGATGATGTGCTCGCCTTCGTGTGTCTCCCGGATGCCCTGTCGTGTGCGGCCCAGCTGCGCCAGGCCTTTCTCTGCGCGATGGGGGAAGCGCTCGCGGGCCTGGACATCCATGCTCCGCCGACGTTGTCCGTGGGCCTGGGCGTGGGCCATGTGCTGGAGAGCCTCGGAGATCTGCTGGCGTTGGGGCGGAGCGCGGAGCAGCTCGCCAAGAGCGAGGACCGGGATGGCTTCGCGCTCCGGGCCCGCCTGCGCTCCAGCACCGAGCATGCGTGGCGGATGCGATGGCCAGAAGGGCCCGTGGAGGCACTCACCAGGGCCATCGCGCTCCGGCGAGAGGGGCGGCTGCCGTTGACGAAGGTGCAAGAGGTGCGGGGGCTGCTGCGCCGCATGCCTCCTTCGCATACCACGCTTCCGGAGGCACAGCGCTGGGGCCATGTGTTGTCACGGGAAGTGGGGCGCGTGCTGGCACGGGTGGAGATCGGGACACCGGGGAAGGGGCTCTTGCCCTCTGAGGCAGGGCTGCCGCTGAAGCCAGGGGCGGCGCTGGAGGACGTCCATGCCCAGGTGACGGCGTGGACCGAATGCCTGGCGTTGGCGGAGCTGTTTCTGCGTGCGGACCCATGGCCCCGGCAAGCCAAGGGAGGTGTGCCATGA
- the cmr1 gene encoding type III-B CRISPR module RAMP protein Cmr1, with the protein MEQEPPEPEPKKRRYLGAPEVGELHVHLKSVTPILGGAVVPRQVDTVDIIRVPTIRGHLRFWWRALYAHQYPSSQELAQRERDLWGGIGANGAKRSQVELRVAVNSESRKEDPSDIGQTSKGAYALWPARAMTGKGRGEGQPPAPRLSPGIRFQLYLQAPAGRLSEVENALRAWILWGGYGGRTRRGLGSLSVEQEEERWLPAQPDRAALHLLFGGLPLLGNVPSGGARQVPLMQGARLLHGRSEQTPEGAWLQALKWLKEFRQGQPQGRADTSGKFAREWGDPKRPGRSHWPEADKIRWLLKKRDGSAYAHAPRPEYAASGKVSWPRAGFGLPVAFRFQLHARPKPGERQDKAYANGEPEEVELRWSAGDKVHERLASPLIIKAMPLTKGRFVPVALWLCRTWPDKGEVVLTYKATRKRVENSAAPFHQLLAPGDTALYAPLREASLEKAFVNWLKSSQGAKEF; encoded by the coding sequence ATGGAGCAGGAGCCGCCGGAGCCAGAGCCGAAGAAGCGCCGCTACCTGGGAGCCCCCGAGGTGGGGGAGCTTCACGTCCACCTGAAGAGCGTCACGCCCATTCTGGGTGGTGCCGTGGTTCCCCGGCAGGTGGACACCGTGGACATCATCCGGGTGCCCACGATTCGCGGGCACCTGCGCTTCTGGTGGCGGGCGCTCTATGCGCACCAATACCCGTCATCGCAGGAGTTGGCACAGCGGGAGCGCGACCTCTGGGGCGGCATTGGCGCGAACGGGGCAAAGCGCTCCCAGGTCGAACTCCGCGTGGCGGTGAACAGTGAATCCAGAAAGGAAGACCCGTCCGACATCGGGCAAACCAGCAAAGGTGCCTATGCCCTTTGGCCTGCACGCGCAATGACGGGGAAGGGGCGTGGGGAGGGGCAGCCTCCTGCCCCGCGCCTGAGCCCGGGCATTCGTTTCCAGCTTTACCTCCAAGCTCCTGCTGGGAGGTTGTCAGAGGTGGAGAACGCGCTTCGTGCCTGGATTCTTTGGGGAGGGTACGGAGGACGAACGCGCCGGGGGCTTGGAAGTCTCAGCGTGGAGCAAGAAGAGGAGCGGTGGCTGCCCGCTCAGCCGGACCGGGCCGCTTTGCACCTGCTCTTCGGAGGATTGCCTTTGCTGGGGAATGTTCCCTCAGGGGGAGCCCGGCAGGTGCCTTTGATGCAGGGCGCGCGTCTTCTCCATGGCCGGTCCGAGCAGACGCCCGAGGGGGCGTGGCTTCAGGCCTTGAAGTGGCTCAAGGAGTTTCGTCAAGGGCAGCCGCAAGGAAGGGCGGACACGTCTGGCAAGTTCGCCCGGGAGTGGGGGGATCCGAAACGGCCAGGACGTTCCCATTGGCCAGAGGCGGACAAGATCCGCTGGCTTCTGAAAAAGAGGGACGGCTCGGCCTATGCCCATGCACCACGTCCTGAATATGCGGCCTCGGGAAAGGTGTCTTGGCCCCGGGCGGGTTTTGGTTTGCCGGTGGCTTTCCGTTTCCAGCTCCACGCCCGTCCGAAGCCTGGCGAACGGCAGGACAAGGCATATGCGAACGGCGAGCCTGAGGAGGTCGAGCTGCGCTGGAGCGCTGGTGACAAAGTGCATGAGCGTCTGGCCTCCCCTTTGATCATCAAGGCCATGCCGCTGACGAAAGGGCGTTTCGTCCCTGTCGCGCTCTGGCTTTGCAGGACGTGGCCGGACAAGGGAGAGGTGGTCTTGACCTACAAGGCCACGCGGAAACGCGTCGAGAATTCCGCGGCGCCCTTCCACCAGCTCCTCGCTCCTGGCGACACCGCGCTTTATGCCCCTCTGCGAGAGGCGAGTCTTGAGAAGGCTTTCGTGAACTGGCTGAAGTCTTCTCAAGGGGCGAAGGAGTTCTGA
- a CDS encoding serine/threonine-protein kinase gives MTARPPSKAGDPLPPGLRVDGYLLVRRVAVGATSEVYLGRHATEGTLAAVKVLNPEDCAHPEAVARFLNEAQVLQELQHPHLIRALSCGVLAVERPFMVLEWLPEDLHHALERSGGRLPHPDSARIIQQVAQALSAMHAQGRIHRDLKPANILVACAEPEAWSVKLADLGLAKHVAGGDALPAALPVSTADSALLGTWDYMAPEQWARSKRVGVAADLYSLGVLWFQLLAGRVPFVAQEAKDLMFCHVVEPPPLDLLEGVAPSPTRELIARLLEKKPEKRPALREVLDS, from the coding sequence ATGACGGCACGGCCTCCCTCGAAGGCAGGAGACCCGCTGCCTCCAGGCTTGCGCGTGGACGGGTACCTTCTGGTCCGCCGGGTGGCGGTGGGCGCCACGAGCGAGGTCTATCTGGGCCGGCATGCCACGGAAGGCACGCTGGCCGCCGTGAAGGTGCTGAACCCGGAGGACTGCGCGCACCCGGAGGCGGTGGCGCGCTTCCTCAATGAGGCCCAGGTGCTCCAGGAGCTCCAACATCCGCACCTGATCCGCGCCCTGTCATGTGGCGTCCTGGCGGTGGAACGTCCCTTCATGGTGCTGGAGTGGTTGCCAGAAGACCTCCACCACGCCCTGGAGCGAAGCGGGGGCCGCCTGCCTCATCCGGACAGCGCGCGGATCATCCAGCAAGTGGCGCAAGCCTTGTCCGCGATGCATGCGCAGGGACGGATCCACCGGGACCTGAAGCCCGCCAACATCCTGGTGGCGTGTGCGGAGCCAGAAGCCTGGAGCGTCAAGCTCGCGGATCTCGGCTTGGCCAAGCACGTGGCTGGTGGGGACGCCCTCCCCGCAGCCCTTCCCGTCTCGACGGCCGACAGCGCGCTGCTGGGGACCTGGGACTACATGGCCCCGGAGCAGTGGGCCCGCTCCAAGCGGGTGGGGGTTGCGGCGGACCTCTATTCGCTGGGCGTGCTCTGGTTCCAGCTGCTGGCGGGCCGGGTGCCTTTCGTGGCCCAAGAGGCGAAGGACCTGATGTTCTGCCACGTGGTGGAGCCGCCGCCCCTGGACTTGCTGGAGGGCGTGGCGCCCTCTCCCACACGGGAACTGATCGCGCGCCTGTTGGAAAAGAAGCCCGAGAAACGACCCGCCCTGCGGGAAGTCCTCGATTCGTAA
- a CDS encoding sigma-70 family RNA polymerase sigma factor yields the protein MSGLPLTELSIEELLRRVRAQEEGAWEELFRRSQDQLDAWAKQRVTNMLPGGARPSDVSQEAALRAFEQFSWFKGQTKEEWFAWLKRVLSSQWVDLIRQAQSQKRDDSNHLPLDTLEAQAQPTPQPSPSQVTAHQEQWRQLLAAFHQLSEDQGKALSLFYVKNLTMAEIAQSMGRSRDAVESLIHRGMRALKALMAGQTEPGPGENFEEARTVNAVDAALLVYFRRRDAGEDVALESFVAGYPDCSDELRSLLSWMEQLRALRPPDKA from the coding sequence ATGAGTGGCCTGCCGTTGACGGAGCTGTCCATCGAGGAACTGCTCCGCCGGGTCCGCGCCCAGGAGGAGGGCGCCTGGGAGGAGCTGTTCCGCAGGAGCCAGGACCAGTTGGACGCATGGGCCAAGCAGCGTGTGACGAACATGCTTCCCGGAGGCGCGCGTCCCTCGGATGTCTCCCAGGAGGCCGCGCTGCGCGCGTTCGAACAATTCTCCTGGTTCAAAGGGCAGACCAAAGAGGAATGGTTCGCCTGGCTCAAGCGGGTGCTCTCCAGCCAGTGGGTGGACCTGATCCGGCAGGCCCAGAGCCAGAAGCGCGACGATTCGAACCACCTTCCGCTGGACACCCTGGAAGCCCAGGCACAGCCCACCCCTCAGCCCAGTCCCAGCCAGGTGACGGCGCACCAGGAGCAATGGCGCCAGTTGTTGGCGGCCTTCCACCAGCTCAGCGAGGACCAGGGAAAGGCCCTGTCGCTCTTCTACGTGAAGAACCTCACGATGGCCGAAATCGCCCAGTCCATGGGCAGGAGCCGGGACGCGGTGGAGTCCCTGATTCACCGCGGCATGCGGGCGCTCAAGGCCCTCATGGCTGGGCAGACGGAGCCCGGGCCGGGAGAGAACTTCGAGGAGGCGCGAACCGTGAACGCGGTGGACGCGGCCCTGCTCGTCTATTTCAGGCGCCGGGACGCCGGGGAGGACGTGGCGCTGGAGTCTTTCGTCGCCGGATATCCGGACTGCTCCGATGAGCTGCGGAGCCTGCTCTCCTGGATGGAGCAGCTTCGCGCCCTGCGGCCTCCGGACAAAGCATGA